Sequence from the Thermococcus sp. genome:
GCACAGTGTTCCACCCCACAAGATAAACTACCACGCCAACATCTGGGCCCTTCATGAGCTCGGCGTTGAGAGGATTCTAGCGACTTCTGCAGTCGGTTCGCTCAACCTCGACATGAAGCCCGGCGACTTCGTAATCCTTGACCAGTTGATGGACTTCACAAAAACCCGGCATTACACCTTCTACGACGGTGAGGACAGCCCGCACGACAGGAAGTTCGTTGCCCACGTGGACTTCACCGACCCCTACTGCCCCGAGCTCAGGAAGGCCCTAATCACCGCCGCAAAGGAGCTCGGCTTCACCTATCATCCCACTGGAACCTACGCCTGCATGGAGGGGCCGAGGTTCGAGACGAGGGCCGAAATCAGGGCCTTAAAGATACTCGGTGCGGACGTCGTTGGCATGACACAGTGTCCGGAAGCAGTTCTCGCGAGGGAGCTTGAGATGTGCTACGCGAGCGTCGCCATTGTGACAAACTACGCCGCTGGGATAAGCAAGGAGAAGCTCACCCACACCGAGGTGGTTGAACTGATGGCCAGGAAGGGTGAGGAAATAAAGCTTCTCCTCATGAAGGCCGTCGAGCACATTCCGAAGGAACGTCGCTGTCCGTGCAAGGATGCCCTTAAGGGTGCAACGGGCGAGTGATTTCACCTTTAATTTTTTAGAGAAAGGATTGTTCAGTTGTGGTGGGGCCGCCGGGATTTGAACCCGGGTCACGGGCTCCCAAAGCCCGCAGGATAGACCAAGCTACCCCACGGCCCCAGCGGTAGGAGCATCATGACATTCCCTTATTAAATTTTTCGCTCTGATTTGGCACTAGAAGAGGTATAACAAATTTAAATTTGTAGAGAATGTCGATGTAACAAGACAAGTAAAATAGCTGGTGCGGTGGCCGGGATTTGAACCCGGGCCAGCGGCGTGGCAGGCCGCTGTCCTAGCCAGGCTAGACTACCACCGCACAGACCCGATAGTAACTCATCAGGAGAGCGTTTATAAGTTTTTCGGTTTAATTAAAGGTTAAATTTATAAACACTCTTCTAGAAGGGTTAGCGGGCAGTGCCCCGGTGGCCTAGTCTGGATAGGGCGCGAGGCTGCGGACCTCGAGGTCCGGGGTTCAAATCCCCGCCGGGGCGCCAGTTAAACTTCGTTTCTCTCAACACTCACGCCGAGTTCAAAGAGCTCCCTTGAGATTTTCCTCAACCTCTCGTCGCCCATCCTCTTGGCCTCCTCCAGCATCTCAAAGGCGAGGAACTTGAGGATTCTGCCCCTCTTCCAGCCGTCAGTGGCCCAGATGAGGACATTTCTCAGGAAATCTTTGTCAACGCCCCTCGCCTTTGTGACCTCGTAGGCGACCATCAGCCTAGTCACCGGATTGTGGGTTTTTTCCAGATATCTCAGGACGAGTTCCGGGTTTTCGACGTTCCTCCTAGCGAGAAGTGAACCAAGAACCTGGGAGAACTCCAGTTCGTCAAAAATCTTCTCGGCCTTACTTACGTCACCGCCCTCGAAAAGTTTCACGCCTATCTCCTCAAGATAGAAGCTCCTGAAGGGCTCTGGTAGGCCTCTGGCAAGTTTTTCGGCCTCTTCAAGTTCCCCTTCATCAAGTAGTTTCCGGATGTATTCAAAAACGTAGCTTTCGGGCTCCCTTTCCTCCTTAAAAACGGGCTTCGGTGGTTCCCATTTTGGAGCTTTCTCGGTTCTCTCAACTAACCCGGTCTTTACATCCCCCTTTATTCTGTGGACTACCGAACCGGGCATTAGCTTGCCGTCTTTGTAGACAATCCCGTATGGGAGGGGTTTCAGGTCTTCTAAATCCCTCTCGTCGAGTTTTAGGTCGCTCAGGCGAATCTCGATGCCTTTCGTTGCTATTGCCCTCGCCAGAAAGTTGCTAATCGCCCGAAAAGCCTTCTTCCTGAGAAAGGCGTTCCCAATCTTTCTGGCCGTTTCGAGGGCCTCCTTGAACCTTCCATCCCTGGAAAAGATGTAGGCAAGGGAACGAAGGGTTTCATCCCTTATGGTTGGCTCCTCTATGGAGGTTGCAACCTCAATGGCCCTCTGGGGGTTATCTGCCAGCGCCTCTGCAACCCATTTGAGTGCGTAGGAGCGCCAGTAGGGGTCTTCTATTTCCTGCGCTACCTTCCCGGCTTTTTCAACATCCCCCTCTCCGAGGAGCTGTCTGACGAGCAGAAGCCTCTCGTCCATCTCAACCCCTCAGCCCGGGGAACCATACCTTCTTTCCGGCCTTCTCCTTTTCCTCGTCCCATTCGTGGAGGATTTTAACAGCTTCACTTGCAACTAAAGCGGCTTCCCTTTCTCCAGCCTTTCCAAACTCGTTGGTAATCCTGTTGGCGAAGACCGCGCAAACGCAACCGGCCCTCAGTCCATAGATGTTCGCCAGCGTGTAGAGGGTAGCCGCCTCCATCTCGAAGTTCGTAACCCTCGCCTGTCTCAGGTCGTCGAGTATGTTCCTGGCAAAGCTCGGGAAGTAGCCGTTTAGGCCCGGTCTTCCCTGGCCGAGGTAGAAGCTGTCGGTTGAAGCGGTAATGCCGAGGTGGTACCTAACGCCCAGGCTCTCTGCCGCTTCAATCAGAGCCATCGTTACCTCCAAGTCGGCCACCGCCGGATACTCAACGCGAACGTACTGCTTTGAAGTTCCCTCGAGCCTAACGGCCGCCCTCGCTATAATCAAATCCCCTATCTCCATCCCCGGCTGTATCGCTCCGGTTGAGCCAACCCTGATGAAGGTATCCGCTCCAATAGCGGCAAGCTCCTCAACAGCTATGGCAGTGGAAGGCCCGCCTATTCCGGTGGAGGTAACGCTTATGCGGACGCCCTTGTATTTACCCGTGTGCGTCCTGTACTCGCGGTGGAAGGCTATCTCTTTAGCTTCGTCCCAGAGGGAGCTTATCTTCGGAACCCTCTCGGGGTCTCCGGGAAGGAGGACGTAGCGCGCAACATCACCAGGCTTGCAGGCTATGTGGTACTGGTAGCCTTCCTCCGTCTGTGGTCTCTCAGCGGAGATAAACTTCTCTACCATGGCAACCACCTTTTTATGCGTTTGTGCACTATAATCGACGTTAAACTAAAAAGCCTTTGGGGTTGGGAGCATGCTCCGGTGCACCCGCTGTGGGAAGACCTATCCAGAGAGCTTCCGTTTGAGATGCGACTGCGGAGGAACGTTGCTCGTTGAGCGGGAGCACTACGACTTCTTCGGGAACCTTTTGAATTACTTGGACATGCGTCGCTACCTCAACTTTCTTCCCGTTGGCGGTAACTATCTCCCCCCGGCCGTTCCGGTAATAACTCCAACCGTTCCACTTGACATCAACGGCGTCCTGGCCCTCTTCAAGCTCGACTACCTCCAGCCGAGCGGTTCCTTCAAGGACAGGGGAACCTTCGTAACCGTGGGGAAGCTCATGGAGGAGGGAATCAGAGAGGTCGTCCTCGACAGTTCCGGAAACGCCGCTTTGAGCATGGCCCTCTACTCCCTCCCGGCGGGCATAAAGGCGCATATCTTCGTCTCCTACGATGCAATGCCAGGGAAGGTTTCTCTCCTCCAGAGGCTTGGTGCGGTCATTCACTTCGTTGATGGGGACAGGATGGCCGTCCACGGCAAAGCCGAGGAGTTCGCGGAGAGGGAGGGCCTAACCTACGTCTCCCACTGGCTCAACCCCTACTTCATCGAGGGAACCAAGACGGTTGCATTCGAGGTTTACGAGCAGGTCGGCCTTCCTGACTACGTTCTGGTTCCAACTGGAAGTGGAACGCTCTTCCTCGGCCTCTGGAAGGGTTTCAGGGAGCTTGAGAAGATGGGCGAGATAGCAAAGC
This genomic interval carries:
- the mtnP gene encoding S-methyl-5'-thioadenosine phosphorylase, whose translation is MPRIAIIGGSGVYDPKLLENIREEIVETPYGTVRVKVGTYKDEEIAFLPRHGEKHSVPPHKINYHANIWALHELGVERILATSAVGSLNLDMKPGDFVILDQLMDFTKTRHYTFYDGEDSPHDRKFVAHVDFTDPYCPELRKALITAAKELGFTYHPTGTYACMEGPRFETRAEIRALKILGADVVGMTQCPEAVLARELEMCYASVAIVTNYAAGISKEKLTHTEVVELMARKGEEIKLLLMKAVEHIPKERRCPCKDALKGATGE
- the udp gene encoding uridine phosphorylase produces the protein MVEKFISAERPQTEEGYQYHIACKPGDVARYVLLPGDPERVPKISSLWDEAKEIAFHREYRTHTGKYKGVRISVTSTGIGGPSTAIAVEELAAIGADTFIRVGSTGAIQPGMEIGDLIIARAAVRLEGTSKQYVRVEYPAVADLEVTMALIEAAESLGVRYHLGITASTDSFYLGQGRPGLNGYFPSFARNILDDLRQARVTNFEMEAATLYTLANIYGLRAGCVCAVFANRITNEFGKAGEREAALVASEAVKILHEWDEEKEKAGKKVWFPGLRG
- a CDS encoding pyridoxal-phosphate dependent enzyme, which codes for MLRCTRCGKTYPESFRLRCDCGGTLLVEREHYDFFGNLLNYLDMRRYLNFLPVGGNYLPPAVPVITPTVPLDINGVLALFKLDYLQPSGSFKDRGTFVTVGKLMEEGIREVVLDSSGNAALSMALYSLPAGIKAHIFVSYDAMPGKVSLLQRLGAVIHFVDGDRMAVHGKAEEFAEREGLTYVSHWLNPYFIEGTKTVAFEVYEQVGLPDYVLVPTGSGTLFLGLWKGFRELEKMGEIAKLPIFVAVQASGYESLCERSPVRNNLADGIAIPNPPRLEEMKRVLEETSGLCVSVDEIETKGALSWLKRAGFLVEPTSAVVLSALWRLIETGEIAEGSRVLLPLTGSGLKLTEGI